The proteins below come from a single Halostagnicola larsenii XH-48 genomic window:
- a CDS encoding 2'-5' RNA ligase family protein, translating into MYSVNVPVPGQARQLATELYPSLRAFETIRENHSMVLKRLGDQAHISQLQHRVNRALEGTAPVEARIVGIEYFSDPPLGTAPVVYLAVESPGLESIHRELLDAFDPVDGLEGPEYVPHITLARGGSLEDATQLASRDLEPIEWTVDGLEFWNGTEKVPVSRVPLSM; encoded by the coding sequence GTGTACAGCGTCAACGTCCCCGTTCCCGGGCAGGCCCGACAGCTCGCAACGGAACTCTATCCGTCGCTCCGGGCCTTCGAGACGATTCGCGAGAACCACTCGATGGTCCTCAAACGACTCGGCGACCAAGCGCACATCTCGCAGTTACAACACCGGGTCAATCGCGCGCTCGAGGGAACGGCCCCCGTCGAGGCCCGAATCGTGGGGATCGAATACTTTTCCGATCCGCCGTTGGGGACCGCTCCCGTCGTCTATCTGGCGGTCGAAAGTCCCGGTCTCGAGTCGATCCACCGCGAGTTGCTCGACGCGTTCGATCCCGTCGACGGACTCGAGGGACCGGAGTACGTCCCCCATATCACGCTGGCTCGAGGTGGCTCTCTCGAGGATGCAACGCAACTCGCATCGCGAGATCTCGAACCGATCGAGTGGACGGTCGACGGTCTCGAGTTCTGGAACGGAACGGAAAAGGTGCCGGTGAGCCGCGTTCCATTGTCAATGTGA
- a CDS encoding DUF7554 family protein — MIDTSGSIEVETLLKVVLALLAVWLVLSIVGRVVNWLQALLPILLLGTIILIVLWLLDIV, encoded by the coding sequence ATGATCGATACCAGCGGGTCCATCGAAGTCGAAACGCTGTTGAAGGTCGTGCTCGCGCTGCTTGCCGTCTGGCTCGTCCTCTCGATCGTTGGCAGGGTCGTTAACTGGCTCCAGGCGTTGCTCCCGATTTTGCTGTTGGGGACGATCATCCTGATCGTCCTCTGGCTGCTCGACATCGTCTAA
- a CDS encoding helix-turn-helix transcriptional regulator: protein MLLVVGSPAGATADVGSTSPAAIQQGSGDELTLDDADTILTEVELQSDGNATVSVDYRYHIGNDSETAEQWDELEQDVNSNDQTYIDEEASSWQETLEEGENETGRDMNVSGFTVETNESTTPREYGHVQFTFDWESFAYVELNRIEAGDALTGFMLDDDTELQIGWPDTYNVTAVDPEPTTSEDNWATWDGDDAGSDAQPPKVELIEESDSANESSPEDGGPRSMPADTLAAAAVLVVVTTTAVVAGWLFRRDGDEPVTAPENGAESAESVATDAGQATMPPPELLSNEERVLQLLEKRGGRLKQQQVVSELDWTEAKTSQVVSGLREDDEIDVFRIGRENVLTVAEEEADDRSDE, encoded by the coding sequence ATGTTGCTCGTGGTGGGCTCGCCAGCGGGTGCGACGGCTGACGTCGGATCGACGTCCCCCGCCGCGATACAGCAAGGCTCCGGGGACGAACTGACGCTCGATGATGCCGATACCATCTTGACCGAAGTGGAACTCCAGTCCGACGGCAACGCGACCGTCTCCGTCGACTACCGATACCATATCGGCAACGACTCCGAGACGGCCGAACAGTGGGACGAACTGGAGCAAGACGTCAATTCGAACGATCAGACGTACATCGACGAGGAGGCGTCCAGTTGGCAGGAGACCCTCGAGGAAGGCGAGAACGAAACCGGCCGCGATATGAACGTCTCCGGATTCACCGTCGAAACGAACGAAAGCACGACGCCCCGAGAGTACGGCCACGTCCAGTTTACCTTCGATTGGGAATCGTTCGCCTACGTCGAATTAAACCGGATCGAAGCGGGTGATGCACTAACAGGATTCATGCTCGACGACGATACGGAATTGCAGATCGGTTGGCCCGACACCTACAACGTTACCGCGGTCGATCCGGAGCCCACCACATCCGAGGACAACTGGGCGACGTGGGACGGTGACGACGCTGGATCCGACGCACAACCCCCGAAGGTCGAACTGATCGAAGAAAGCGATTCGGCGAACGAATCGTCGCCCGAAGATGGCGGACCGCGGTCGATGCCGGCCGATACGCTCGCCGCCGCGGCCGTTCTCGTCGTCGTCACGACGACCGCCGTCGTTGCGGGGTGGTTGTTCAGACGCGACGGTGACGAGCCGGTAACGGCCCCCGAAAACGGCGCTGAATCGGCGGAGTCGGTTGCCACCGATGCCGGTCAGGCAACGATGCCGCCCCCCGAACTGCTGAGCAACGAAGAGCGCGTATTACAGTTACTCGAGAAGCGGGGCGGCCGTCTCAAACAACAGCAGGTCGTCTCGGAACTCGACTGGACCGAAGCGAAAACCAGTCAGGTCGTCAGCGGATTGCGCGAGGATGACGAAATCGATGTCTTCAGAATCGGTCGCGAGAACGTCTTGACGGTAGCCGAGGAGGAAGCTGACGACCGCTCCGACGAATAG
- a CDS encoding argininosuccinate synthase, whose amino-acid sequence MTRVALAFSGGLDTTVCVPLLEEEYGYDDVIGVTVDVGQPASEFDEAEETAEALGLEHYVVDAKEEFAQLCLESVRANATYQGYPLGTALARPVIAEAILEVAEENDCTGIAHGCTGKGNDQLRFEAIWRDSDLEVIAPVRELGLTREWEQEYADEKNLPVEGGSGGDWSIDTNLWSRSVEGDKLEDPSYVPPTDIYEWTDEPTGDIEEIEISFEQGYPVGIDGEEYDSIDLIETLNELAGSYGVGRTDSMEDRMLGLKVRENYEHPAATTLLNAHEALEGLVLTQEERQFKQQIDQQWSQKGYEGLIDAPLVDALEGFIAETQKRVTGTVTIRFEGGQARPVARDSEYAAYSAAHASFDTETVGKIKQEDATGVAKYHGFQRRLANAAIEDIDGDAVSVATDGGDDSSEE is encoded by the coding sequence ATGACACGTGTGGCACTTGCGTTTTCGGGCGGACTGGACACGACCGTCTGTGTCCCGCTGCTCGAGGAAGAGTACGGATACGACGACGTTATCGGCGTCACCGTCGACGTCGGTCAGCCGGCCTCCGAATTCGACGAGGCCGAAGAGACGGCCGAAGCGCTCGGCCTCGAACACTACGTCGTCGACGCCAAGGAGGAGTTTGCACAGCTCTGTCTCGAGAGCGTTCGCGCGAACGCGACCTATCAGGGCTACCCGCTTGGAACCGCCCTCGCACGCCCGGTGATCGCCGAGGCGATTCTCGAGGTTGCAGAAGAAAACGACTGTACCGGTATCGCACACGGCTGTACGGGCAAAGGAAACGATCAGCTCCGCTTCGAAGCGATCTGGCGCGACTCCGACCTCGAGGTCATCGCACCGGTTCGCGAACTCGGGCTCACGCGCGAGTGGGAACAGGAGTACGCCGACGAGAAGAACCTGCCCGTCGAGGGCGGCAGCGGCGGCGACTGGTCGATCGACACCAATCTCTGGAGCCGTTCGGTCGAGGGCGACAAGCTCGAGGACCCGAGCTACGTTCCGCCGACTGATATCTACGAGTGGACCGACGAGCCGACCGGCGATATCGAAGAAATCGAGATCTCGTTCGAACAGGGCTACCCCGTCGGCATCGATGGGGAGGAGTACGACTCGATCGACCTGATCGAGACGCTCAACGAGCTCGCCGGCTCCTACGGCGTCGGTCGCACTGACTCGATGGAAGACCGCATGCTCGGTCTCAAGGTTCGCGAGAACTACGAGCACCCGGCGGCGACGACGCTGCTCAACGCCCACGAGGCGCTCGAGGGCCTCGTGCTCACCCAAGAAGAGCGCCAGTTCAAACAGCAGATCGACCAGCAGTGGTCCCAGAAGGGCTACGAGGGGCTGATCGACGCGCCGCTTGTCGACGCGCTCGAGGGATTCATCGCCGAGACTCAAAAGCGCGTCACCGGAACGGTTACCATCAGATTCGAGGGCGGACAGGCCCGCCCGGTTGCCCGCGACAGCGAGTACGCGGCGTACTCGGCGGCCCACGCCTCCTTCGACACCGAAACGGTCGGTAAGATCAAACAGGAGGACGCGACGGGCGTCGCGAAGTACCACGGCTTCCAGCGCCGTCTCGCAAACGCCGCGATCGAGGACATCGACGGCGACGCCGTTTCGGTCGCGACCGACGGCGGCGACGACTCGAGCGAGGAATAA
- the argH gene encoding argininosuccinate lyase — protein sequence MTGENADGGNADGTSEGVVRRDRFSGGPARSFLSSLEADARIFEADLEVDRAHVVMLAECEIVESDVAGKILTALDAIEVEGHENLPDGEDVHEAIETAVIEQIGPDGGKMHTARSRNDEVATCIRYRLREDVLSAIETTLALREALLEVADEHAETTMPGYTHLQPAQPITVGHWALSYENAVRRDTARLLDAYGRINQSPLGGAAFAGTTFDIDRERTADLLGFDSVLENSMDASSSRDFLLETTQALSTLATTLSGLAEDVIIFANRGFVDLSDDYSSTSSIMPQKKNPDTLELVRAVAGDAAGEVQGLTTTLKGLPRAYNRDLQRATPHAWEAVDAVREATEVAAGAVSTADWNEAELADEAGAGFSTATGVADLLAENGLPFRTAHEVVARAAEVDTDDEFEAIEAAAAEVLGEPLESYVDPAAVEAALDPAESVASRDSQGGPAPSAVRDQLESGRQALKVDRTDRDALEDRLSSAHASLRQEVGEYV from the coding sequence ATGACAGGAGAGAACGCTGACGGCGGGAACGCCGATGGAACCAGCGAGGGTGTCGTCCGCCGGGACCGGTTCAGCGGCGGGCCCGCACGGAGCTTTCTCTCCTCGCTCGAGGCGGACGCGCGCATCTTCGAGGCGGACCTCGAGGTCGACCGCGCACACGTCGTGATGCTCGCCGAGTGCGAAATCGTCGAGTCGGACGTTGCCGGGAAGATCCTCACGGCGCTCGACGCGATCGAAGTCGAAGGCCACGAGAATCTGCCCGACGGCGAGGACGTACACGAGGCGATCGAAACTGCCGTCATCGAACAGATCGGTCCCGACGGCGGGAAGATGCACACCGCCCGCTCGCGCAACGACGAGGTGGCGACCTGCATCCGCTATCGCCTCCGCGAGGATGTCCTCTCGGCGATCGAGACGACGCTCGCGCTCCGCGAGGCGTTACTCGAGGTCGCCGACGAACACGCCGAAACCACCATGCCCGGCTACACGCACCTCCAGCCGGCCCAGCCGATCACGGTGGGCCACTGGGCGTTGTCCTACGAGAACGCCGTCCGTCGCGATACGGCGCGATTGTTAGACGCGTACGGTCGAATCAACCAGTCGCCCCTCGGCGGGGCGGCCTTCGCCGGGACGACGTTCGATATCGACCGCGAGCGGACGGCCGACCTGCTCGGCTTCGACTCCGTCCTCGAGAATTCGATGGACGCCTCCTCGAGCCGGGATTTCCTGCTCGAGACGACCCAGGCGCTCTCGACGCTCGCGACGACGCTGTCGGGACTCGCCGAGGACGTGATAATCTTCGCGAACCGCGGGTTCGTCGACCTCTCGGACGACTACTCCTCGACGTCGTCGATCATGCCCCAGAAGAAAAACCCCGACACGCTCGAACTCGTTCGCGCGGTCGCCGGCGACGCGGCCGGCGAAGTACAGGGGTTGACGACGACGTTGAAAGGACTCCCGCGCGCGTACAACCGCGATTTACAGCGCGCCACGCCCCACGCCTGGGAGGCGGTCGACGCCGTTCGCGAAGCGACGGAAGTCGCGGCCGGGGCGGTCTCGACGGCCGACTGGAACGAAGCCGAACTCGCCGATGAAGCGGGTGCCGGCTTCTCGACCGCGACCGGCGTCGCGGATCTGCTGGCGGAAAACGGGTTGCCGTTCCGGACCGCCCACGAGGTGGTCGCACGCGCGGCCGAAGTGGACACCGACGACGAGTTCGAGGCGATCGAGGCCGCGGCCGCCGAGGTTCTCGGCGAACCGCTCGAGAGCTACGTCGATCCGGCCGCGGTCGAAGCGGCGCTCGATCCGGCCGAGAGCGTCGCCAGTCGCGACTCGCAGGGTGGACCCGCCCCGTCGGCCGTCCGAGACCAGCTCGAGTCCGGTCGGCAGGCGCTCAAGGTCGACCGCACGGACCGCGACGCGCTCGAGGACCGACTCTCGAGTGCACACGCGTCGCTCCGCCAGGAGGTGGGTGAGTATGTGTGA
- the lysW gene encoding lysine biosynthesis protein LysW, whose amino-acid sequence MTECVECGADVALHDDLEVGEIVDCTTCGAELEVVDTAPPVLERAPELEEDWGE is encoded by the coding sequence ATGACCGAATGCGTCGAGTGTGGGGCGGACGTCGCCCTTCACGACGATCTGGAAGTTGGAGAGATCGTTGACTGTACGACCTGTGGAGCAGAGCTAGAAGTCGTCGACACCGCGCCGCCAGTCCTCGAACGGGCCCCCGAGCTCGAAGAGGACTGGGGTGAGTAA
- the lysX gene encoding lysine biosynthesis protein LysX produces the protein MQVGLLYSRIRKDEKLLLSELRDRDHEVEKIDVRKQTFDISGAPDSFAGLDIVIDRCLATSRSLYATKFFEAYDIPIINSNETADICADKVKNSLALEAAGVPTPETTVAFTKDSALEAIEEFGYPCVLKPVVGSWGRLMAKIDSRDAAEAILEHKATLGHYEHKVFYVQEFVEKPGRDIRVLAIDGEPVAAMARSSDHWLTNAAKGAETDVFELDEEAKTLVQDASDAVGGGLLGVDLMETGDSYTVHEVNHTVEFKALDSAVETDVAGTVVDWIERKAVEASDAELEVSA, from the coding sequence TTGCAAGTAGGACTCCTCTACTCACGAATCCGCAAGGACGAGAAGCTGCTCCTCTCGGAGCTTCGCGACCGCGACCACGAGGTCGAAAAGATCGACGTCCGCAAGCAGACGTTCGACATCTCGGGAGCGCCCGACTCGTTCGCCGGTCTCGACATCGTGATCGATCGCTGTCTCGCGACGAGCCGAAGCCTGTACGCGACGAAGTTCTTCGAGGCATACGACATCCCGATCATCAACTCGAACGAAACGGCCGATATCTGCGCCGACAAGGTCAAAAACAGCCTCGCGCTCGAGGCCGCGGGCGTGCCGACGCCCGAGACGACCGTCGCGTTCACCAAAGACAGCGCGCTCGAGGCCATCGAGGAGTTCGGCTACCCCTGCGTCCTCAAGCCGGTCGTCGGTTCGTGGGGTCGCCTGATGGCCAAGATCGACTCTCGAGACGCCGCGGAAGCGATCCTCGAGCACAAGGCGACGCTCGGCCACTACGAGCACAAGGTGTTCTACGTTCAGGAGTTCGTCGAGAAGCCGGGTCGCGATATTCGCGTGCTGGCTATCGACGGCGAGCCGGTCGCCGCGATGGCTCGCTCTTCGGACCACTGGCTCACGAACGCCGCCAAAGGGGCCGAGACCGACGTTTTCGAACTCGACGAGGAAGCGAAAACCCTCGTTCAGGACGCGAGTGACGCCGTCGGCGGTGGGCTGCTCGGCGTCGACCTCATGGAGACCGGTGACAGTTACACCGTCCACGAGGTCAACCACACCGTCGAGTTCAAGGCGCTCGATTCGGCCGTCGAAACCGACGTCGCCGGAACCGTCGTCGACTGGATCGAACGGAAAGCCGTCGAGGCGTCCGACGCCGAACTCGAGGTGAGCGCCTGA